A portion of the Acidobacteriaceae bacterium genome contains these proteins:
- a CDS encoding DUF3761 domain-containing protein: protein MKFYFAAVLSIASIGACISSNAQTSSAIPAGSTGLCNDGTYSQNAKKSGACSGHKGVKTWYVTASTNVATKPMTATTASGNQGNSVGTSNVPDTKLPTTSSRSNAGPGMVWVNTATKVYHCSGTRFYGTTKKGAYMSEADAKTKGFHPDANKTCSK from the coding sequence ATGAAGTTTTATTTCGCAGCGGTACTGTCTATAGCTTCCATTGGCGCGTGTATCAGTTCTAATGCCCAAACTTCATCAGCTATTCCTGCAGGGTCGACAGGGTTGTGCAACGACGGGACGTATTCGCAGAACGCCAAGAAGTCGGGGGCTTGCAGCGGACATAAGGGCGTAAAGACTTGGTACGTGACAGCCTCTACAAATGTCGCCACGAAACCTATGACTGCGACGACAGCAAGCGGCAATCAAGGCAATTCAGTCGGTACATCAAATGTACCCGACACCAAGCTCCCAACTACCAGTTCTAGGTCCAACGCTGGCCCCGGTATGGTCTGGGTGAATACAGCGACCAAGGTCTACCACTGTTCGGGCACTCGCTTCTATGGCACCACCAAGAAGGGTGCATACATGTCCGAGGCTGATGCTAAGACAAAGGGTTTCCATCCTGATGCAAACAAAACCTGCTCGAAATAG
- a CDS encoding response regulator, which produces MNAFRSNLDLQSNIAWNEPMLSSYLSATEMLSDLHMHTSAKKNLTRTTPHEPLRILIADDAKLVADTLGEILCRSGFLVSVVYSGKKALERAPDFLPDCLIADTLGSEMSGIELVVQMKKHYPMIQIVFGLTDLLYQLDC; this is translated from the coding sequence ATGAATGCTTTTAGAAGTAATTTAGATCTGCAATCGAACATTGCATGGAACGAACCGATGTTGTCATCATATCTATCCGCTACTGAAATGCTTAGTGACCTACATATGCATACCTCTGCTAAGAAAAACCTGACTCGAACAACCCCTCACGAGCCACTCAGAATTCTTATTGCTGACGATGCAAAACTTGTTGCCGATACACTGGGAGAAATTCTGTGCAGGTCTGGGTTTCTCGTATCTGTGGTCTATAGTGGCAAGAAAGCTCTTGAAAGAGCACCGGACTTTCTACCCGATTGCCTTATCGCGGACACGCTGGGCTCCGAAATGAGTGGCATAGAGCTCGTGGTACAGATGAAGAAGCATTACCCGATGATTCAGATTGTGTTTGGCCTGACCGATCTTTTGTACCAGTTGGATTGTTAG
- a CDS encoding LysM peptidoglycan-binding domain-containing protein, with the protein MADLEQLKQKYAPVMEKMDQFSPYGATVEVVDLDGEQLHIKGSVPSVVVANRIWDTIKHVDPQYADLHHEIATAGPENQPYMIQEGDTLSAICVLFYGNANKYLKVAEINGIQPDSISIGQTIQLPVLS; encoded by the coding sequence ATGGCCGATCTTGAACAGTTAAAGCAGAAATACGCTCCAGTAATGGAGAAAATGGATCAGTTTTCGCCCTACGGCGCGACTGTTGAAGTCGTCGACCTCGACGGAGAGCAGCTCCATATTAAGGGATCTGTGCCTAGCGTAGTTGTTGCCAACAGAATATGGGACACGATCAAACATGTAGATCCCCAATACGCCGATCTGCATCATGAGATTGCAACGGCAGGTCCAGAGAATCAACCCTACATGATTCAAGAAGGAGATACGCTTAGTGCCATTTGCGTTCTCTTCTATGGCAACGCAAACAAGTACCTCAAAGTTGCCGAGATCAATGGTATCCAACCTGATTCTATTTCGATCGGACAGACGATCCAGCTTCCTGTTCTCTCTTGA
- a CDS encoding mechanosensitive ion channel, with protein MGNTILSAIPKIAVGFLLVVVGVIAAKLIEIVLRTLLVRVRFDGLMEKTGIDKALQRIGLRKQLNVFIPKLVYFLVLFLLAKTASDALGLIAISNAIGAFFSYLPNVVAALLLLILGTTLGQFAGETVTQAAENSGIESAVVLGKLASSLIVFVVAMMAIAQLKIDTEMVRIVTSFFLGAGALAFGLAFGLGSRDIVQNIMVGFYARKMLAVGKDLEIAGQRGTLTAITATHVILDNEGKNIVIANSNLLEAAYKSSHE; from the coding sequence TTGGGCAATACGATCCTGTCCGCTATTCCTAAAATAGCTGTGGGATTTTTGCTGGTCGTCGTGGGTGTGATTGCGGCGAAGCTGATTGAGATCGTATTGCGAACTCTTCTTGTGCGCGTTCGATTTGACGGCTTAATGGAAAAAACCGGTATCGATAAAGCTCTGCAGCGAATTGGTCTTCGCAAACAACTGAACGTATTCATCCCAAAGCTCGTCTATTTTCTGGTGTTGTTCTTGTTGGCAAAGACAGCCAGCGATGCGCTTGGCCTGATTGCCATTTCCAATGCGATAGGCGCGTTTTTTTCTTATTTACCGAATGTAGTTGCTGCTCTTTTGCTCTTGATCTTGGGTACTACGCTCGGACAGTTTGCAGGTGAGACGGTAACGCAGGCAGCTGAAAACTCCGGCATCGAGTCAGCAGTGGTGTTAGGGAAGCTGGCTTCATCTTTGATCGTGTTCGTCGTTGCCATGATGGCGATTGCACAGCTCAAGATCGATACGGAAATGGTACGAATCGTGACTAGCTTCTTTCTTGGAGCAGGCGCGCTAGCGTTTGGCCTAGCGTTTGGCCTGGGGTCGCGAGATATCGTCCAGAACATTATGGTTGGTTTTTACGCTCGCAAGATGCTTGCGGTTGGCAAAGATCTGGAGATTGCCGGACAGAGAGGAACTCTCACAGCGATCACTGCGACTCATGTGATTCTGGACAACGAAGGAAAAAACATCGTTATTGCGAACTCCAACCTTCTCGAAGCTGCTTACAAGTCTTCACATGAGTAA
- a CDS encoding IS3 family transposase (programmed frameshift), with translation MARKRHTAEQVVNLLRQVEVGIANGKTTVLACKEALITEQTYYRWRKEYGGLQVDQAKRLKELEQENSKLKRLVANLSLEKLVLKDIAGGKLLSPERRRCAVDHAQQKGMSERWACRVVKQPRGTQRYRPTQREDEDQLTQAIVVLAGQYGRYGYRRITALLVHAGWKVGKDRVERIWRREGLKVPKKQKPRGRLWLNDGSCVRLRPMHRNHVWSYDFVSVRTHDGRTARTLNLIDEHTREALIVKVERRWSSAKVIEALADVMVSKGVPEHLRSDNGPEFVAHDLRTWLAKTGAKTMYIEPGSPWENGYCESFNSKMRDEFLNGEIFYSLKELRVLAERWRRHYNTARPHSSLGYRPPAPEAWLASTVRRQEEPVASLPAPLTALSCIDLNSEIVALH, from the exons ATGGCAAGGAAACGGCATACAGCTGAGCAGGTGGTGAACCTGCTTCGGCAAGTGGAAGTAGGGATCGCGAACGGCAAGACGACTGTTCTTGCGTGCAAGGAAGCGTTGATCACAGAGCAGACGTACTACCGCTGGCGCAAAGAGTACGGCGGTCTGCAGGTGGACCAGGCGAAACGGCTGAAGGAGTTGGAGCAGGAGAACTCGAAGCTGAAGCGCCTGGTTGCGAACCTGAGCCTGGAGAAGCTGGTGTTGAAGGACATCGCGG GAGGGAAACTTCTAAGCCCTGAGCGACGGCGTTGTGCGGTGGATCATGCTCAGCAGAAGGGCATGAGTGAGCGCTGGGCGTGTCGTGTGGTGAAGCAACCGCGCGGCACGCAGCGTTATCGACCGACACAGCGCGAAGATGAAGATCAACTCACACAAGCCATCGTTGTTCTGGCCGGCCAGTATGGCCGCTACGGTTACCGGCGCATCACGGCGCTGCTGGTGCATGCGGGCTGGAAGGTGGGCAAGGATCGCGTGGAGCGCATCTGGCGTCGCGAGGGGCTGAAGGTACCGAAGAAGCAGAAGCCACGCGGTAGGCTGTGGCTCAACGATGGATCGTGTGTGCGGCTGCGGCCGATGCATCGCAACCATGTGTGGAGCTACGACTTCGTCAGCGTGCGAACGCATGACGGCAGGACGGCGCGTACGTTGAACCTGATCGACGAGCACACACGTGAGGCGCTCATCGTAAAGGTAGAGCGGCGCTGGTCGAGTGCGAAGGTGATCGAAGCACTGGCTGATGTGATGGTGAGCAAGGGCGTGCCCGAGCATCTTCGCTCGGACAACGGACCGGAGTTCGTGGCGCATGATCTACGTACATGGCTGGCCAAGACAGGAGCAAAGACGATGTACATCGAACCCGGTTCACCGTGGGAGAACGGTTACTGCGAAAGCTTCAACTCGAAGATGAGAGATGAGTTCCTGAACGGTGAGATCTTCTACTCGCTGAAGGAACTGCGTGTGCTGGCCGAACGCTGGCGCAGGCATTACAACACCGCCAGACCGCACTCATCACTAGGCTACAGACCGCCGGCGCCAGAGGCCTGGCTAGCATCCACTGTTCGGCGGCAAGAGGAGCCGGTCGCTTCGCTCCCAGCTCCTCTTACCGCCTTATCGTGCATCGATCTGAACTCAGAAATCGTTGCGCTACACTAA
- a CDS encoding sensor domain-containing diguanylate cyclase: MSPHSEDFRFLASNSADVICRCDVNSVMRYVSPSSTRVLGWAPEEMTGKRILDFAVMDDIQLLTAAVAQWHAPEIKANIVVARLKKRDGSICWYEIHTGIVHDEAGYATGAAVVIRDTSERKLLEDKLIVLASTDGLTGLANRRSFDEALEREWARTLHDGSKISLILLDIDHFKRFNDCYGHQAGDSCLRDIATSIMSTVRKTDIVARYGGEEIAIILPDCGAAEATAIAENIRQAIERLEIPYKEAATGTNIVTASLGVTTSIASGSDVLLAPEALIQIADRALYMAKLSGRNTVATA; encoded by the coding sequence ATGAGTCCTCATTCTGAAGACTTTCGATTCTTGGCTTCAAACAGCGCTGACGTTATCTGTCGATGCGATGTCAACAGCGTTATGCGCTATGTCTCCCCGTCTTCAACTCGCGTCCTCGGTTGGGCGCCGGAAGAGATGACGGGCAAGCGTATCCTGGACTTCGCTGTGATGGACGATATTCAACTACTGACGGCTGCAGTGGCGCAATGGCATGCACCTGAAATCAAAGCGAATATCGTAGTAGCTCGATTGAAGAAAAGAGATGGATCAATATGCTGGTATGAAATTCACACTGGGATCGTTCATGATGAAGCAGGTTATGCAACCGGTGCGGCAGTCGTCATAAGAGACACTTCGGAGCGAAAGTTGCTCGAAGATAAGCTTATTGTATTGGCCTCCACGGATGGTCTCACGGGACTGGCAAACCGTCGTTCGTTTGATGAAGCTCTGGAGCGAGAATGGGCACGTACGTTGCACGATGGTTCAAAAATATCGTTGATACTTCTCGATATCGACCACTTCAAGAGATTTAATGATTGTTATGGCCATCAGGCAGGTGATTCTTGCTTGCGTGATATAGCCACAAGCATCATGAGCACTGTGCGCAAGACTGATATTGTTGCTCGCTATGGAGGTGAAGAGATAGCTATTATTCTCCCCGATTGTGGAGCGGCAGAGGCCACGGCTATTGCGGAAAATATCAGGCAGGCAATTGAACGTTTAGAGATACCTTATAAAGAGGCTGCTACGGGTACGAATATCGTCACTGCAAGCCTTGGTGTCACTACATCTATTGCAAGCGGTAGTGACGTTCTGCTGGCGCCTGAGGCGCTTATCCAGATTGCAGATAGGGCTCTTTACATGGCCAAACTGAGCGGCCGTAACACAGTAGCCACGGCATAG
- a CDS encoding sigma-70 family RNA polymerase sigma factor, translated as MLNSMNGTPTGRSDRAPDSDEELVSQATQAAEGDFRAFEELVMRYQKRVVANCRSITRDVNNAEDLAQEVLVKVFFGLRGFEKRSSFGHWLKRIKINHCLNHLKKNSQSFVDVGDPETSEFEELKVKVTAEGVAGAMGEKKLISSVLESMPHTLRIPLVLCDMDELSYEEVAKSLGIGLSATKMRIKRARQEFRIRYEKARSMSTIVGKK; from the coding sequence ATGCTGAACTCGATGAATGGCACTCCTACTGGAAGATCTGATAGGGCCCCAGACTCGGACGAAGAGCTCGTATCTCAGGCAACGCAAGCAGCCGAAGGTGATTTTCGCGCCTTCGAAGAGCTAGTTATGCGTTATCAAAAGCGTGTTGTTGCCAATTGTCGATCAATCACACGAGATGTCAATAACGCTGAAGACTTGGCGCAAGAAGTCCTCGTCAAAGTTTTCTTTGGCCTGCGTGGATTTGAGAAACGATCTTCTTTTGGGCATTGGCTGAAACGCATTAAGATCAATCATTGCCTGAATCACCTCAAAAAGAATTCCCAGTCTTTCGTTGATGTTGGAGACCCGGAAACAAGCGAGTTCGAAGAACTCAAAGTGAAGGTCACAGCAGAAGGAGTTGCTGGCGCGATGGGTGAAAAAAAGCTCATCAGCTCCGTATTGGAGTCGATGCCGCATACTCTGCGGATTCCGTTAGTTTTGTGCGACATGGACGAGCTGTCCTACGAGGAAGTTGCGAAGTCTTTGGGAATCGGACTTTCTGCAACGAAGATGCGGATCAAACGTGCGCGTCAAGAGTTTAGGATCCGATACGAGAAAGCACGTTCGATGAGCACCATTGTAGGGAAGAAATGA
- a CDS encoding GlsB/YeaQ/YmgE family stress response membrane protein, which translates to MKGHGYGVLPDIVVGIVGSLVGGIVMRMCGFADDEGLLYTVFAAFLGSIILTWRIRRTAGNQSSRF; encoded by the coding sequence ATGAAGGGCCATGGCTATGGAGTCCTACCGGATATCGTTGTCGGCATTGTGGGTTCTCTAGTCGGAGGTATAGTCATGCGTATGTGCGGCTTCGCTGATGATGAAGGCTTGCTTTATACAGTGTTCGCCGCATTCCTGGGATCCATAATACTTACCTGGAGAATACGAAGGACAGCGGGTAATCAGTCGTCTAGATTTTAA
- a CDS encoding YidB family protein: MGILDIVSSLTEQRGNGDTAAVGSGLIQELENAPGGISGIFQAFQQNGLGGLVQQWSTGESQHATPDQIQQGLGNTGVIEKISERTGLPPNVIEIGLAALIPLVIHHFVTNGHTDQDGTPTGIPVPDSGSLLQSILGKLL; this comes from the coding sequence ATGGGAATTTTGGATATCGTTTCGTCTTTAACAGAACAGCGTGGCAATGGCGACACTGCAGCGGTGGGTAGTGGCCTCATACAAGAGCTTGAGAACGCACCTGGTGGTATTTCAGGTATCTTTCAAGCCTTTCAGCAAAATGGTCTGGGCGGTTTAGTGCAACAGTGGTCCACGGGGGAGTCTCAGCACGCGACTCCTGATCAAATTCAGCAAGGGCTAGGCAATACGGGTGTGATTGAAAAGATCTCAGAGCGTACTGGTCTACCGCCGAATGTCATTGAGATCGGCTTGGCAGCTCTAATTCCTCTCGTGATCCATCACTTTGTGACGAATGGCCATACAGATCAGGACGGAACCCCAACGGGCATCCCAGTGCCCGATTCAGGAAGCCTGCTGCAATCCATACTTGGAAAACTTCTTTGA
- a CDS encoding thioredoxin domain-containing protein encodes MKTAVLGVLGAVAVLAASAQTAEPAAPKPQASAQAAVAAAAAAKNPFPPVNPKNFTAATPTPADVNSFLKELWGYDENRTWSVVGIQKTPAPGVAKVTVMIADKAQPGKEASTVFYVTPDGKHALAGEVIDFGAQPFAEKKATLLAEAKGPSRGAKGDGLLLVEFADLQCPHCKEAQDTMDQLATDFPQARIVFENYPITEIHPYAEEAAAMGVCVRKAKGDPAFFTYASAVFEAQAALTASNHEGALATAVTRAGADAKVVAACAATPATIAEVNAERKLGEDLGVNQTPTLMVNGWALPVASVPYEVLKKMIAYRAGLDGVTVHLQPTLTELK; translated from the coding sequence ATGAAGACGGCAGTACTTGGTGTGTTGGGCGCAGTGGCTGTATTGGCAGCTTCTGCACAGACGGCGGAACCCGCAGCTCCGAAGCCGCAGGCTTCGGCACAGGCTGCGGTGGCAGCAGCGGCAGCAGCGAAGAACCCGTTCCCGCCGGTAAACCCGAAGAACTTTACAGCAGCAACGCCGACTCCGGCGGATGTGAACTCGTTCCTGAAGGAGCTTTGGGGTTATGACGAGAACCGTACCTGGAGCGTGGTAGGCATTCAGAAGACGCCTGCTCCCGGTGTTGCGAAGGTGACCGTGATGATCGCCGACAAGGCGCAGCCGGGCAAGGAAGCGTCGACTGTCTTCTATGTGACTCCCGATGGCAAGCATGCGCTGGCTGGTGAAGTGATCGACTTCGGCGCGCAGCCGTTTGCGGAGAAGAAGGCGACGCTGTTGGCTGAGGCCAAGGGGCCTTCGCGCGGAGCCAAGGGCGATGGTCTGCTGCTGGTAGAGTTTGCCGACCTGCAGTGCCCGCACTGCAAGGAAGCGCAGGACACGATGGACCAGCTTGCAACTGACTTCCCGCAGGCGCGCATCGTGTTTGAGAATTACCCGATCACCGAGATCCATCCCTATGCCGAAGAGGCTGCGGCGATGGGCGTGTGCGTGCGCAAGGCAAAGGGCGATCCTGCGTTCTTCACCTACGCGAGTGCGGTGTTTGAGGCCCAGGCTGCTTTGACAGCTTCCAACCACGAAGGCGCGCTGGCCACGGCAGTTACCCGTGCAGGAGCCGACGCGAAGGTTGTGGCCGCTTGTGCGGCAACTCCGGCGACGATCGCAGAGGTAAACGCAGAGCGCAAGCTGGGCGAAGACCTGGGCGTAAACCAGACGCCGACGCTGATGGTGAACGGCTGGGCTTTGCCGGTGGCCTCTGTACCGTACGAAGTATTGAAGAAGATGATCGCGTACCGCGCTGGTCTGGATGGCGTGACGGTGCACCTGCAGCCAACGCTGACGGAGCTGAAGTAA
- a CDS encoding sugar transferase — translation MTTPDYLEQIVISNRRRREKARARGQNGRVSVFSATAVAWGVLDGLSAVVAGLLAFRWGTHVSLRSLHMQVHGWNSWLQNATLLSFLYLLVFVAYFVVSARFNGLYRSVDNYSGLHEQRLVVQTALTSSLLLCGTLYVLPAYEVSRLSVLYMVLLTMGLVMVRRALWRKLRQRQFLEGLETRNVLIIGDGRVGHALKNHLEALPHMGFRFKGFVTLEDREEIAASSQVIGSIANCVALARSLFVDEIFFSTPADKATVIGVVEEARALGIDVRVVPDLYDGLAWNAPVEYIGQFPTIPLHRGDFPRGAYMAKRVMDVVLSSLILLVISPILVTIALLVRFDSEGPILYRAERIGRKGRMFKCFKFRSMVSNADKIKKDLAHLNERNDVLFKITNDPRITKVGARLRKYSLDELPQLFNVLKGDMSLVGPRPPLASEVAKYDLSHLRRLDVLPGMTGLWQVEARQDPSFDSYISLDTAYVENWNLMLDLRILARTVSVVLQGTGS, via the coding sequence GTGACGACGCCCGACTATCTTGAGCAGATCGTAATCTCCAACCGGAGACGGCGAGAGAAGGCTCGAGCGCGAGGGCAAAACGGCCGGGTCAGCGTGTTTTCCGCTACCGCAGTCGCCTGGGGAGTACTGGACGGACTTTCTGCTGTTGTGGCCGGGTTGCTGGCCTTCCGCTGGGGAACTCACGTTTCCTTGCGTTCGTTGCACATGCAGGTCCACGGCTGGAACAGTTGGCTTCAGAACGCCACACTGCTTTCTTTCCTCTACCTGTTGGTTTTCGTTGCCTACTTTGTCGTTTCTGCGCGCTTTAATGGCCTCTATCGCTCGGTAGATAACTACAGCGGATTGCATGAACAGCGCCTCGTAGTGCAAACCGCATTAACCTCCAGCCTGTTGCTTTGCGGAACGCTGTATGTTCTTCCTGCGTATGAGGTTTCGCGGCTCTCCGTGCTGTACATGGTGCTGCTGACGATGGGGCTGGTGATGGTTCGCCGGGCGCTGTGGCGAAAGCTTCGCCAGCGGCAGTTTCTGGAAGGACTGGAGACGCGCAATGTGCTCATCATCGGTGATGGCCGTGTAGGACATGCGCTGAAGAACCACCTGGAAGCGTTGCCGCATATGGGCTTCCGCTTCAAAGGCTTTGTCACGCTGGAGGATCGCGAAGAGATTGCGGCTTCTTCGCAGGTGATTGGCAGCATAGCGAACTGCGTGGCGTTGGCTCGTTCGCTATTTGTCGATGAAATTTTCTTCTCTACACCTGCTGATAAGGCAACGGTCATTGGCGTTGTGGAAGAGGCTCGCGCGCTTGGTATCGATGTGCGTGTGGTGCCTGATTTGTATGATGGGCTGGCGTGGAATGCGCCGGTAGAGTACATCGGCCAGTTTCCGACGATTCCGCTGCACCGTGGAGATTTCCCGCGTGGCGCGTACATGGCGAAGCGCGTGATGGATGTGGTGCTCTCCTCGCTCATCCTGTTGGTCATCTCGCCGATCCTTGTGACGATTGCCTTGCTGGTTCGCTTCGACTCCGAGGGGCCGATTCTTTATCGGGCTGAGCGTATCGGTCGTAAGGGCCGCATGTTCAAGTGCTTCAAGTTCCGTTCGATGGTCTCCAATGCGGACAAGATCAAGAAAGACCTTGCCCACCTGAACGAGCGCAACGATGTACTGTTCAAGATCACGAACGACCCGCGCATTACGAAGGTCGGTGCACGGTTGCGTAAGTACTCGCTGGATGAACTGCCGCAGTTGTTCAACGTGCTGAAGGGCGATATGAGCCTGGTGGGGCCGCGTCCTCCGCTAGCCTCGGAGGTTGCGAAGTATGATCTTTCGCACCTTCGCCGTCTCGATGTGCTGCCCGGTATGACGGGGCTCTGGCAGGTAGAAGCGCGGCAGGATCCTTCGTTCGACAGCTACATTTCGTTGGACACGGCGTACGTCGAAAACTGGAATCTCATGCTGGATCTTCGGATTCTTGCGCGTACGGTGAGCGTTGTGTTGCAAGGCACAGGCTCTTAG
- a CDS encoding NAD+ synthase: MRIALAQINPTVGDFDGNYARIASFYERAVEAGVELVMFPELATCGYWPADLLEKETFLLKAEETLVRVAALTAGEGKPAILCGSVLRCEGAGEKPVRNVAAVCDGGQIQFVQTKTLLPFYDVFDEQRYFEPANQVGLTMIKGQPVAITICEDAWNDKMFWPRQVYPVDPVEELMKQWAVLPQPLSGHRVILNISASPYWHNKCETRYRMIGALAKRHRATVVMVNQVGANDSLVFDGASFAMNANGELMAQSQAFVEDLVLLDTTSTVTIEEPVDTVAAETARTWDALVMGTRDYLRKSGFKKALIGLSGGIDSALVAAIAVEALGAENVLGVGMPSEFSSEGSVTDARELAENLGIRFEIAPVKSIFDDYTRVLEPFFAGTPFGLAEENLQPRVRGTLLMALSNKTGALVLTTGNKSEMATGYCTLYGDMVGAIAVIADCYKTEVYALSRYANRERRIIPQETLTKPPSAELRPGQKDTDSLPEYEVLDPILRLYIEDLLPAEEIVARLGVELELVHRIIRLVEINEYKRQQAAPVLKVSKKSFGRGRRFPIVAVRS, from the coding sequence GTGCGAATCGCGCTAGCCCAGATCAACCCGACTGTCGGGGACTTCGACGGAAATTACGCAAGAATTGCGAGCTTTTACGAGCGCGCAGTAGAGGCAGGCGTTGAGCTTGTCATGTTCCCTGAACTGGCGACGTGCGGCTATTGGCCCGCGGACCTGCTGGAGAAGGAAACCTTTCTGCTGAAGGCGGAAGAGACGCTTGTTCGCGTCGCTGCGCTGACGGCGGGCGAAGGCAAGCCTGCGATCCTGTGCGGCTCGGTACTGCGCTGTGAAGGCGCGGGAGAAAAGCCGGTGCGCAACGTCGCTGCCGTCTGCGACGGCGGCCAGATTCAGTTTGTGCAGACGAAGACTCTGTTGCCGTTCTACGACGTCTTCGATGAGCAGCGATACTTCGAGCCCGCCAACCAGGTTGGGCTGACGATGATTAAAGGTCAGCCGGTTGCGATCACAATCTGCGAAGACGCCTGGAACGACAAGATGTTCTGGCCGCGACAGGTGTATCCGGTCGATCCGGTGGAAGAGCTGATGAAGCAGTGGGCGGTGCTGCCGCAGCCGCTGAGCGGGCATCGCGTGATCCTGAACATTTCGGCGTCGCCTTACTGGCACAACAAGTGCGAGACGCGTTACCGGATGATCGGCGCGCTGGCCAAGCGGCATCGCGCGACGGTGGTCATGGTTAACCAGGTTGGTGCGAATGATTCGCTGGTCTTTGATGGTGCTTCGTTTGCGATGAACGCGAACGGGGAGCTGATGGCGCAGTCGCAGGCGTTTGTTGAAGATCTGGTGCTGCTCGACACGACTTCGACGGTAACGATCGAAGAGCCTGTGGACACTGTTGCCGCCGAGACCGCGCGTACGTGGGATGCGTTGGTCATGGGCACGCGTGATTATCTGCGGAAGTCGGGATTCAAGAAGGCTCTGATCGGGCTGAGCGGTGGCATTGATTCTGCACTGGTGGCGGCGATTGCTGTGGAAGCGTTGGGAGCGGAGAACGTTCTGGGTGTCGGTATGCCGAGCGAGTTTTCGTCAGAGGGCTCCGTGACGGACGCGCGCGAGCTGGCCGAGAACCTTGGAATTCGTTTTGAGATTGCGCCGGTGAAGTCGATCTTCGACGATTACACGCGGGTGCTGGAGCCGTTCTTTGCGGGCACGCCGTTCGGCCTGGCGGAGGAGAACCTGCAGCCGCGCGTTCGCGGCACGCTGCTGATGGCACTGTCGAACAAGACCGGTGCGCTGGTGCTGACGACGGGCAACAAGAGCGAGATGGCGACGGGATACTGCACGCTCTACGGCGACATGGTCGGCGCAATCGCGGTAATTGCGGACTGCTACAAGACCGAGGTCTACGCACTGAGCCGTTATGCTAACCGCGAGCGTAGGATCATCCCGCAAGAGACGTTGACCAAGCCACCGAGTGCGGAGCTTCGGCCGGGGCAGAAGGACACGGATTCGCTGCCGGAGTATGAGGTGCTCGACCCGATTCTTCGGCTGTATATCGAAGACCTGCTGCCAGCCGAGGAGATTGTTGCGCGGCTTGGTGTGGAGCTTGAGCTGGTGCACCGGATTATCCGTCTGGTAGAGATCAACGAGTACAAGCGCCAGCAGGCGGCGCCGGTGTTGAAGGTTTCGAAGAAGTCTTTTGGGCGCGGGCGACGGTTTCCGATCGTCGCAGTGCGTTCATAG